The window CAAGTTTGCGCACCCAATTAGGcatgtgactgtgttcagaattagtCATATTTAAACTCCCATTAGAGGGGATTCAGCACCCACACGGTACCATTTTGTCCCAGATTACCGCAAATAAAATTTGTCAGTTCTAGTCGGCTTTTGCTGGTATTGATTTTGCTTTCGAGCGGAGGCCTGAAGGTTTAGGGCGAACGATAAATGCTATTTGGGACTGTTCATAAtttcctccaccttgactaagtcCCCCAGTTatagctgaagaaaaacagacgGGTACCACTTATTTGGAAAATAAGGCTTCCTTCCGTCTTGTCATCGTAGTTCAGACATATTAAGAAAATTGGAGATTGTTTTCATATGTCCTAAACaaccagtacttgccagaaattcatGCAGGTTCataatgttgttgttggcctcttgcaagccttgCTGACCAGATTTTCTTTCTggatttttaatcaattttggAATTTTTGGAAGGACttccagttcttggtaatgtcactgttgtgccatattttctccatttgatgatgactgtcttcactgtgttccattATTTAATTGCTTGGAAAATATTTGACACCCTGCTGACCAGGCAATATTgacgatggatggatagataaaatCAAGCAATGTGTTCTCTTCTGGCTTTCGATGTTTCCTAATATTTTGTGGATACATGGCCACACATTGTGGTCggggttagcgcatctgcctcgtagttctgaggttttgggtttgaatACTGGCTCTTCACTTATGTCGTTCAcatgttcttcttcttgtgcttctgtgggttttctctggctacTCTGGTTTTCTTCCAAATTTCCCAAAACacttcttaggttaattgaagactaaattgtgagCTCCAGCTCTTCCGTGACCCAATGCatacaagtgctatagaaaatggaaggatggattatGTCTGTCTCTttgacacacacaaatccaTGAATTACTTGTAAATTAGGTGAACTATGTTTGGTGGCATTTCATCGTTTTATTCGGAAAAAAGATCACCTGCTGTCTTGCGATttcatgatgaaaaaaaaataagcagattTTCCATATTGACCTTGACATCAATATGGCAGTGTCAATTTGTCACACAATGTTTTACAAGCACACTCAACATTCCTGTAagatacaaatattttctgcTATCAAAAAAGCAAAGCATGTTTCACAGTTTTTGCTTTGCAAAACCAACTCTAGAATTCtacaaaaaacaactgaagAGTGGTGAAATGCCAAACATCACAACATCTTACATAACCACCCACGACTGCTTTCGAGTCAAAGATGCTACTTTCTATCAAGTAGTTTAATAGTGCAGTTTTCCCAGCGGACATTTTGGAAAGACTACGGCCACACTATTGCTATGCTCTGATGTTGTTTAGCAGTGGTGAGGAACCTATGTTTCATGGGTCATGCTACACCGCATTTATCCTGCACGCCATGCAATTCTAAATACAAAGACAGAAAAGATCACTGAaacatttaacccacaaatgctcattaaaacaaacaaaaaacattaaataaataaataaataaatatacatttgcCCTACGATTGACTGCAGACCACTCCAGTGTCGCGTAGTCTGCCTTACTCctgatgtcagctgggatatttTCCAGCTCCCCGTAACGCTGAACAGGTTAAGCagtacgaaaaatggatggatggacaaataaaacatttgttcatCAATTTACTATGGACGTTTTAATAAACTGAATGGGTTTCTAATAGGGAAATGGTTTCCCCATGCCTGTGATACAGTAGTATTTAAATAGTAACAATAAATATGGTCACCCTTAAGTTGTTTATGATTGAAACATAACACAAAGCAAAcagatttcattatttattcataacGAACACCTGCACAACCTAGTGGCATCCATGCAATTAAGTGACCAATTTGCAGGAAAAGGGGCTAAAttaaagcaaaatgttttatagGACTCCAGATAATGCTCGGTGGGCCCAATAAACATTCTGGATGTGGCTCGCAGACCATACTTTGCCCAACCCTGGTTTAGatagtgcaggtgtacctaaggAAGCAGTTGCAGGGTCGAGCTTCAAAGCAAGCTTCCAGTGATGTCAGAAGAGAGTAATTCTTTGACACGCACCACACTCAAAAAGCAagtgcagtgaaaaaaaaaataagtggaatttacttaattcaaacatgtacatctcttgcacatgaaattttttttatttatcacaTATTATTAGATAATTTTTGATGAAAAGAGGGACAAATgagtttaccacattttgatCATGGCCAAATGAAAattaagtgcttttttttttttttttttttttttcaagtgaaagGAGGTGCAGTTTATCCTACTCTACTTGTACCACAGTCAGAAGGCTTTTACACTGAATCTGCGGTAGAAGTTGTATCTTTCACTCCAGAAATATAAACTTGGACCACTTTGACTCGAATGTTCCCACCACTACCTCCACTATCTTTGCCTCTTACGGTCCTGCTGTTCCAGTCGCTCTCCCCGCTGTTGTCCAGAGGAGATGCGCTTCCCTGACACAGGTGGCAGATGTTGCCGAAAGCCCTGCGCAGGTCCTTGCTCCTCATGGCGTAAATGACGGGGTTGGCCGTGGAGTTGAGCAGGCACAGCATGCTGCAGAAAGCAAACACGGTCTTTATGAAGTCGTCCACTTTTCCTAAGAGGTCGTAAACCATGATGGCGAGGAGCGGCCCCCAGCAGATGATGAGGGCCACCAAGATGAGCACAAGGGTCTTGGCCAACCGGAGGTCCATGCGTGCTTGCTCAGGCCTCACCATCTGAATCTTGGTACCCTCCGCTGTGTAGACGATGACGCTCCTCTGGGAGGTGCGGCTCAGCATGCGCACAGCGTGGTGGTGCGACTTCCACAGAATGAACATGTAGGCGTAGATGATGAAGAGCAGCAGGACGCTGGTCATCCCGATCCAGAACATCAGGTACCTCTCATCGATGAGGGGGAAAATGTCCGAGCAGACAGAGTTCAGGCGCTTGCAGTTCCAGCCCAGCAGGGGCAGCAGCGCAAACACAATGGACACGCTCCACATGAGGCTGAAGGCCACGACCGCTTTGGTCTTGGTGACGATACGCTTGTACGCCATGGGCCTGTGGATGGAGATGTAACGATCGATGGCTGTGAGGAAGAGGCTGCCCACAGAGGCGGTGAAGGAGGCAATAACGCCGGCCAGCTTGAACAGGAAAACTTCGGGGCTGTCTTTCCTGTGGAGGACGTGGAAGTCCAGGAAGCTGTAGACGAAAATGATGCTGCCGATGAGGTCCGCCACAGCCAGGCTACCTATGAAGTGGTAGGACGGTCGGGATCGCAGCGTCTGCGAATGCAGGATGACACATAGCACAATCAGGTTCTCCAGCACTGTGAACGTACCCAACGTGAGGGCCAAGATGGCGATGGCCAGCTGCTGGCCCGGAGTCAGGATCATAAAACACTCCATGTTGTCCACAAAGTTCTCCCCGCACTGAGCCGCCATCCCACCAGTTCCATTAGTCACCAGAAAGTCCGACATGTTGGTGGGGAGAATGGGTGTGAGGGTGTTGTAAATGACCTTGTTTGCGCTACTATTGGATGCGCAGTACGTTTTGTCAGAGCAGAATCCAGGTTTGGCGGAATTGTCGTCGTAGACTGCGTCGTTGGAGCCCAGGTACGGCATGACTGTTGTCAGCGCGCTCGTGGTGGCGCCTGCCAGCCGGTGCAGAGCCAACTTCATGGCTGAGAGGTGGTACTACAGTGGGTCAGCAGACTGGTGTGCAAACAGTCTAAAAAGACAATATAAAAGGTTATTCTTATGAGACAATAAAGCCTTACCGCATCAGGTCAACATAATACTGTAAGGGCACAATAAATTAATGTAATTCAAAACATAAGAATTGGATtccattgaaaagaaaaagacggcacggtgaatgactggttagagggtctgcctcacagttctgaggaccggggttcaatgcccggccccacctgtgtagagtttgcatgttctccccgtgcctgcgtggcgtttcctcccacatcacaaaaacatgcattgtaggttaattgaagtctctaatttgcccgtaggtgtgaatgtgagtgcgagtggttgcttgtttatgtgtgccctgcgattggctggca of the Phycodurus eques isolate BA_2022a chromosome 14, UOR_Pequ_1.1, whole genome shotgun sequence genome contains:
- the LOC133412790 gene encoding cannabinoid receptor type 1B-like, which produces MKLALHRLAGATTSALTTVMPYLGSNDAVYDDNSAKPGFCSDKTYCASNSSANKVIYNTLTPILPTNMSDFLVTNGTGGMAAQCGENFVDNMECFMILTPGQQLAIAILALTLGTFTVLENLIVLCVILHSQTLRSRPSYHFIGSLAVADLIGSIIFVYSFLDFHVLHRKDSPEVFLFKLAGVIASFTASVGSLFLTAIDRYISIHRPMAYKRIVTKTKAVVAFSLMWSVSIVFALLPLLGWNCKRLNSVCSDIFPLIDERYLMFWIGMTSVLLLFIIYAYMFILWKSHHHAVRMLSRTSQRSVIVYTAEGTKIQMVRPEQARMDLRLAKTLVLILVALIICWGPLLAIMVYDLLGKVDDFIKTVFAFCSMLCLLNSTANPVIYAMRSKDLRRAFGNICHLCQGSASPLDNSGESDWNSRTVRGKDSGGSGGNIRVKVVQVYISGVKDTTSTADSV